In the genome of Desulfomicrobium apsheronum, the window GCGAAAATCCGGAAGATCCCCGCAACCGCAGGGTCAGCATTCTCCTCTTCAACGACCCGACGCGGAGCCCCGTGGACGTGAATTCGACATCAGGACAAAATGGTCAGCTGTCCGTCAATCCTCTCATGAACGGAACCTCCGGACCTGCGGTGCCACAGGGCGCTCCGACCCTGCCCTCCAGAAATTAAGTCCGGCCTTGTGCCGTCATCGTTCAACGACGTAAAAAACCCCTGCTCGCAAACACGCGCAGGGGTTTTATTATCTGTAAAAACAGCCGCTCAGGCCAGGATTCCGGTATCAGGAAGCGGCAGCAGCCACTCCGAATACACTTCGTCCCGGAGCGCATGAACGACGCGAACTTCCGGAGCGTCCCGCAGGTGAGCGCGAATCAGAGGCATTGCGCGGCGCAGGCCGTCCGGATCTTCCGACAGGAGCGTTGCGACCGGGGGTTCTGCCAGGAGCACGGGCTGGACGGGGCTCTTCAAAGGAAGCTTCGTCACCGCCGTTTGAATAGGCAAACCCGTCAAGGCGCACCCGCTCAAGACGCCCCCCCAGAATGCGCTCGATGGCATTGATCTGGGCGGAGTCTTCCGGCGTGACCAGGGTTATGGCCTGCCCACTCTTGTCCGCGCGGCCTGTGCGTCCGATGCGGTGCGTGTAGCTCTCGGCCGTATCCGGCAGATCGAAGTTCACGACATGGGAAATGCGCACGCAGTCGATGCCGCGAGCCGCGATGTCGGTGGCGACCATGATCCTGTATTTACCGCTACGAAAGCCATCCAGGGCCTCCTGTCTGCGGTTCTGGGAAAGATTGCCCTGCAACGAAGTCGCAAGCATCCCTTTTTGCTCCAGCTTGCGGGCAAGACTCTTGGCCCGATGCTTGGTGCGGGTGAAGATGAGCACGCAGTCATGCGGAGTCCTGCCCAGAAAAGCTTCGAGCAGAGCCATCTTCTGTCCGGCGGAAACCGGGTACAGGGCATGCTGGATCTTTTCCGACGGAGCCGTGTTGGAGACCTGCACCACGGCAGGCTGAACGAGAACCTGATCCGCGATCTTGCGGATTTCAGGCGGCATGGTCGCGGAAAAGAGGAGGTTCTGACGCTTGGCCGGCAATTTGGCCATGATGCGACGCAGGTCGGGCAAGAAGCCCATGTCGAACATGCGGTCCGCTTCGTCGAGGACCAGGGCGTTCACATGGGACAAGTCCACCAGGCCGCGGTTGACAAGGTCAAGCAGACGTCCGGGGCACGCCACCAGGACGCTGGCCGAACGGGCGGCCTTGACCTGCGGAGTTTCGCCGACGCCGCCGAAAACAGCCGCGGAGCGGATGCCGGTCTGCTTGCCGAGGGAAATGAAAGTTTCGTGAATCTGGAGCGCCAGTTCACGGGTTGGGGCCAGCACAAGCACCCGAATCGGGCCGCGCACGGAAATGCCGTCCGTGATCATGCGCTGCAACAGGGGCAGGGCAAAGGCAGCGGTCTTGCCGGTACCGGTCTGGGCCAGTCCAAGGACATCCTTGCCGGCGAGCACCGACGGAATGGCCTGAATCTGAATGGGGGTGGGAGTAACATAGCCGCAGTCACGGATGCCAACGTTCAAACGCTGGTCAAAAGAAAAAGAGGAAAAATCCACAAATGGTCCTGTGGTTGGAGGAAAATCAACGACTGGCGTGATGAACAATCGAAGGCCGGACTTGCCGGAAGAATGGAAAATCTCCAAGACGAGATGATGACGGGCCGTTGCCGGACAGGGTCCGCAAGGCTTCAAGGCTCAAGTCTGCTCACGCGAGAGAGGTGAGCCATAAGCCCCTTTGAGGGGGAATGCAAAGGAAATAATGCGGGCTAAAAAAGGCGAAAAGGCTGCATCGCGAACGATGCAGCCTGATTTTTCGGTGGTGGGCCAACAAGGAATCGAACCTTGAACCTGCTGATTAAGAGTCAGATGCTCTACCAATTGAGCTATTGGCCCGCGCAAACAGAAGGGCTTACTAGACAGCGGGGCAAACATTGTCAAACAAAAAATTGCATTTCAAAAAATAAGAATGACCTCGTGTGAGGCAGCCACGCACAATTGACTGCGCATCCTCCCGGCAAACAGCATGCAGGGCTCCCTTCGCCACGCAAGAAAAGGACACGATGTCCCGGCCGAGAGGCCACTCGCGTGACTTTTGACTCGACATGCCTGATCTGGCAGGAACAAATAGTTGTGCCACCTTTCATGGCAATGAAGGTGGTCTTGTCCGGCCATGAACTTTAAGGGGATGACATGAAAAGATATATGATGCTGGCCATGATGGCAGTGCTCTTGGTCGCAGGAGTGGCGCACGCGCAGACCGCCTACGTGACTGACGTTTTCGAGATAACGCTGCGCTCCGGACCGACCAACAGCAACAAGATCCTGAAGATGCTTCCGTCCAGCACTTCCGTGGAAGTGCTCAGAAACGACAAGGACTGGTCCCTTGTGCGGGCCGAAGGTACGGAAGGATGGGTGCTGGCGCGATACCTGACCCGGACGGTTCCGGCCGCCCTCCAGGTGGAGCGATTTGCCAAGGAGAATGAAACCCTGCGCGCCAAAATGACCGAAATGACCGAGAAGACTTCCGCCACGGCCGGAGAAAACCAGGCATTGCTGGATCGCCTAAACCGCGCCGAGACGGAACTGGCCACGTTGAAGCAGCGGTATGCTGAACTGGAACGGGGATCGAAAGCCTACGTGGATTTGAAGAAAGCCCATGATGAACTCACCGCCCAACAGGTCCAAACGGCGCAGCGTGCAGAAGCCCTGGAAATGAAGAACAGGGACCTGAGCGGTGACACGCAGTTCAGGTGGTTTCTCACCGGCGCGGGCGTCGTCGGCGCGAGCCTGCTCCTGGGCCTGATTCTGGGACGGTTACAACGGAAGAAAACAGGCCGCATGTTTGGCTGAAAGATGCCCGGCGGCGTGTGCCGCCGGCCTTCGAACAACGTGCAAGCACAGCGCACTTACTGCAATGCTGCGGTCCATCGCAATCAAACCTCGCGACATGGCCGCAAGCATTCTGACCGCATCGAAATGCCGCATCCTTCCGCCTCCATCATCCATCACAATGCGGCGGTTCAAGAGCTCAGAAATCCTGCAGTTGGTAGGTCAGCACCCCGAGCTCCACAGTGATGTCCATGTTCAGAACCACCATGTTTTCAGGGACCCGCACCGGACGGGAAGCGAAATAGAGCGCTCCTCGGACGCCCAGCTGCGAAAGGCGGTCGATGACGCTCTGGACTTCCGGCGGCGGGACGGCAATGATGGCCAGGTCGATGCGGCTTGCGTCCAGCTCCTGCTCGATGTTGGCAATGTCGTGCACGGGGATGCCCTCGATGGAAGTGCCCACGCTGACGCCGGCGTGGTCGAAAATCTGGACCACCTCCAGGTTGCGTTTCTTGAAAGACGCCGAATGCATGAGCACGCTACCCAGGCCTCCGGCTCCGATCAGGGCGACCTTCCAGTGCCGGTCAAATCCGAGAACCCGCGCGATCTGCTCACGCAGCTCCGGCACATGGTAGCCGACGCCCCTGACTCCGAAGGACCCGAACTCGGCGAAATCCCGGCGGACCAGGCTCTGGGTCACGCCGTCGATCTTTTCGAGGTCTGCGGATGAAATGACCTTCACGCCCTTGTTCTGAAGATGGTCCAATGTGCGCAGATATGTGGACATACGCCGGATGATGAGGTTCTTCTTGTCGATCCTCGGGCGTTTTTTCGTGTTTGCCATGATGCGGATACCTCGTGTGCTGGTGTGAAACAGAAGAAAGTTCGCCCATCACATGCACTGCGGTCAAGAAATAATTCAGTGCATCCGGTACGGGCTGCGGCCATCCGGTTCGAAACGCTTTTCCGGCATTGCCGCACCGCACCGATTTCCCGCCTCAAAGCAGCCGCCGACCCTGGATATCGAGATTCACAAGGCCCAGCTTTTTCGCTTTTTCGACAACAGCCGCATATTCCCCTGAAGTGATTGTTCTGGACAGTTCCGGATGCTCCTGAGCCTTATATTCTGGATGGTACTGCGCCATGATGTTGACGTATGTATCCGCAAGAAGATTTTGAGCGATCCATTCCATGATCATTTCGGATCCGCCGACATTGTTTGGCAAGACAAGATGCCGGATGATGAGCCCGCGCTGCATGATTCCGCCTCCGGCATACTGCGCCGTGCCTGTCTGCCGCTGCATCTCGAGGATGGCCTTGGCCGTCAGTTCCGGATAACTTGCCGCACCTGCCGAATACTTCGACGCCATGTCCGCTTCCCAATACTTGAAATCCGGCATGTAGATGTCCACAACCCCGTCCAGCATTCCGAGGATTTCAAGCCGTTCCCAGCCGCAGGTGTTGTAGACCAGCGGCAGACGTAGGCCGCGGGCGGCTGCGATGTCGAGGGCGCCGAGAATATGGGCGCTGTAGTGCGTGGGTGTGACCAGATTGATGTTGTGGCACCCCGAGTCCTGCAGGCAGAGCATCAGCCCGGCCAACTCCCCAATGCTCTGTTCCATGCCCTCCCCCGAAATGCTGATCTCCCAGTTCTGGCAGAAGGAGCAGCGCAGGCTGCAATGGGAAAAGAAGATCGTCCCGGACCCGTTCAGTCCCACAAGGGGCCGCTCTTCCCCGAAATGGGTGCCGTAGGAGGAGATGACGAGCCGCGTGCCCGGAGCGCGGCAAAACCCGCGCTCCCCCTGCAGGCGGTCGGCCCCGCACTCCCGGGGGCAGAGGCGGCATTCCCCCATCATGGCCCAAAGGGCCCCGGCGCGCCGACGCAGCTCGCCCGAGCGGTGGAGGGCAAGATAGGCCGGCTCAAAAGCCTGACGCCGCGAGGCCGGATCTTCGGGATTTCCATGGTTGTCGGTCATGTTCATGAATGCCTCCGCAGGATTGAAGCAAGGGACGGTTTCGGGGAACGACCCGGATTGGGACAAGACCGGATTCGTGACTATGATTACATGACATGTCTTGCCACTGAGTGTTTTCTCGCCTGAAAAAAACGAAAATCCTATCGGTCCTGATTTGCACGCTGCCAAAAAAACCGTACCTTCCTTTGACCCGAACGAAAACATCCCGCCAATGCGCCAATGCGCCTCCACACAAACCAACCACTGGACCGGAACCGATGAAACATGTCTGCTTCAGCCTTCTTTTCCTTCTCCTCTGCTCCACCGCCGACGCCGAGGGCGTCTGGCGGGTCAAGGGGCATGCCTTTTCCAATGTTCATGCATGGCAGAAAGGCACTGATGTGCGGGTCAGCGGGAGGGTCAGCGGCGGGCCGGCCAGAGCGCCCTTCCAGGCGGTGGTCCATGTGCAGAACGATGAAGGGAAAACGCACCGTGTGACCATCCGTAAAAAAACGTTCTCGGGCCAGGGCGAAACGTTCGAGGGCGGATTCAGGGCACCGAAGCGCTCCCGGTGGTGGCAGATCATCCAGATCGAAGTCGTCGGGGCAGACCCGGCCGAAATCGAGCGCCAGGCGGCGCAGTCGAGAACCACGCCACGCGTGGCCGCGCCCTATTCCCCCGCACCCGCCGACATGCCGAAAAGCGGCCCTCCGCAATGTTTCCCCCTCGAAATGAAAACCTCGGGCGAGGTCTCAAGCGTCCTCTTCTCCTCCATGCGCCCCGTCTGCGTGACCGTGCGCAATCGCACGTCCGGCCGGCTGGTCCTCATGAAGAACGTATCGCCACACGATCTCGAAAACACGTCCCTGCCCAGCGGCGAATATTCCGTAAAGATCGTGGGCGACGGGTTCGTGTCGCAGAAGGACGTCAGCATCTCCGGGCAAAGCCAGGTCATCGACCTGAACTAGGCGGACGCGTCCGGCGCCAGGCGTTTCGGCTCGGGCCCCGCCTGGCGGCCCTCGTTCGATGCGGGTCTCGCCTGGTCCTGGCGAACGGCCGATCCCGTGTTCATGCCCCCCCCCCTCACGACTTCATACCCCTTTCTGAAAACACCCGGCCCATGACCTTCACCCCTTCGAGGACAAGCAGGGGAATCGCACCCAAGGCGAAGAGCAGGACCGCGTCGGCCGCTGGAATGTGCACGGTCTTGAGGAAACGCCCCAGCAGCTCGTTGTGCTGGCTCAGCACCTGCGCGCCGAGCGTCAGGGCCACGACCAGCAGCAGATTCATGTTGGAGGTAACGGACGCGCGCCAGACGGGTCTGGTCGCGCTGCGGGCGCCGAAGGAGCGCAGGAGCTCGGCCACGACAAGGACCGTGAAGGCCCAGGATCGGGCCGTTTCCACGCTGCCCCCGTCCAGGGCGAGGAGATAGGCCGCGAAGGCCACCGAGGCGGTCAGGACTCCCGTAAGGAACATGCCGCCCAGGAAGCTGCCGTCCGTTATGCCTTCTGTCCGAGAGCGGGGGCGGCGCTGCATGACCTCGGGGTCGATGGGGTCCGTGGCCAGGCAGAGGGCGGGCAGACCGTCGGTGACAAGGTTGATCCACAGCAGGTGGATGGGCAGCAACGGCACGGGCAGGCCGATGATGACGCAGACCGCCATGAGCAGCAGCTCGCCGGTGTTGCCCGCAAGGAGGTACTGCAGGGTTTTGCGGATGTTGTCGAAGATGCCCCGGCCCTCCTCCACGGCGTCCACGATGGTTGCGAAATTGTCGTCGGTGATGACCATGTCCGAGGCCTGCCGCGTGACCTCGGTGCCGCTGCGGCCCATGGCGATGCCGATGTCCGCGCCCTTGACGGCCGGGGCGTCGTTGACGCCGTCCCCGGTCATGGCCACCACGGCACCCCCCTCCTTCCAGGCGCGGATGACGCGCAGCTTGTGCTCGGCCGTGACCCGGGCATAGACGTCGATGCCCGCGACGCGCCGGGCAAGCTCCTCGTCGCTCATGGCATTCAGCTCTGCCCCGGACACCGCCTGCCCTTCGGCAGAGATGCCCAGTTCACGGGCGATGGCGGCCGCCGTGTGCGGATGGTCGCCGGTGATCATGACCACGCGGATACCTGCGGCCCGGCATCTGGCGACGGCTTCCCCGGCTTCCGGGCGCGGCGGGTCGTACATGCCGCAGAGGCCGATGAAGGTCAGGCCCTGCTCGATGGCGTTGGGCGCATGGGGTGAAGGATCCGATGGATGGGAAGCGGGGCCGGAGCACTCCCGGGCGAGGGCGGCCGAGAGGACGGCGTCATCCAGGTCGCGCCGGGCGGAGCCCAGGACACGCAGGGCCTGGCTGGCCATGGCTGCGTTTTGTGCGGCGATGTTGCGGCGGTCCCCGTCGGTCATGGGACGCACGCCCTCGGGGGCGAGGATGCGCGTGCAGCGTTCCAGGAGCACATCGGGGGCGCCGTTGACCAGGGCGCGGGCGGTTCCGTCCGGCATGCGGCGGACAACGGTGCTCAGCTTGCGGTCGGAGTCGAAAGGGATCTCATGCACGCGCGGCATGGCGGCGTCAAAACCGTCCGGATCGCCGCCGGCCTTGGCCCCGGCCGCCAGCATGGCGGCTTCGGTGGGGTCGCCCACCGCGCTCCACATCCCATCCTTCTCGGCCAGGCGGGCATTGTTGCAGCCCAGCAGGACCGAAGCGAGTTCCAGCAAAACTTCCCGCTGCCGCACATCCGGGGCGCCCCCGCCCGCCAGCACCTCGCCATCCGGCGCGTAGCCCTCCCCCGTGACCTCGAAAGCCTGTCCGGCGACATACAAAGCGCGCACGGTCATCTCCCCGGCCGTCAGGGTGCCGGTCTTGTCCGTGCAGATGACCGTGGTCGAACCCAGAGTCTCGACGGCGGGCGGGCTGCGCACCAGGGCGCGGCGGCGGGCCATGCGCGAGACTCCAAGGGCCAGGGCCACCGTGACCACGGCGGGCAGGCCCTCGGGCACGGCCGCGACGGCCAGGCTGACGGCGCCCAGAAAAAGCTCGAAAGGCGCGCTGCCGCGCAGGTATCCCAGCAGGAACAAGAGCGCCACGATGCCCAAGGTCGCCCAAATGAGCACGCGGCCGAAGGCGTCGAGCTTCTTCTGCAGCGGCGTGTCCTCTTCGCCCGTCTCGATGAGCTGCGCGATGCGGCCCAGTTCCGTGCCCATGCCCGTGGCCGTGACCACGGCCCTGGCAGTGCCCGTGGCCACGCTCGTGCCCATGAAAACCATGTTCAAACGGTCCGCCAGCGGCGTCTCGCATGCGCAGGCCGCCCCGGCGTCCTTGTCCACAGCCTCGGACTCCCCGGTCAGAGCCGATTCAACGCACGAAAAAGCCGTTGATGCAAGAAGGCGGGCGTCGGCGGCCACCAGGTCGCCGGCTTCCAGGGCGAGCACATCGCCGGGAACGACTTCGGACGCCGCGACGGCGGTCACGCGCCCGTCGCGCAGCACCTTGGCCTGGGGCGCGGCCATCCTGCGCAGGGCCGCGATGGACTTTTCGGCGTTATACTCCTGATAGAAGCCCATGGCCGCGTTGAGCACGACAATGGCCAGGATGGCGAACGCGTCCACAGCCTCCCCGAGGATCCCGGAGACAATGGCGGCAACCACGAGAATCCAGACGATGAGGCTCCTGAACTGGGCCAGAAGCAGACGCCACAGGCTGACTCCCTCGGAGGCACTTATCTCGTTGGGCCCGCAGGCGCCAAGACGATGGCGCGCCTGGGCGGCCGCAAGGCCCCCGGCCCTTGAACCCAGGGCCGCCAGGACTTCCGAGACAGGAAGCACGTGCCAGGTTCTGTGTTCGTTGCCTGAAAATTCGGTCATGTTCTCTTTCCTGTCGGAACATCTTCGGCCGCCGCACGTCTGCCGAGGATGAATCGGTTGCAAGAGCGCTATGTGTGAAATCGCCTTCACGATAACGCCGGAGAACTTTCAAGGCAATGCGCCCCGATTCTTGGCTTCCCTTGGGGAGAACGGGGCGCATCGCGAATTTCCGTGCCTGCCGCCTCGTCAAAGCACGGCGACAGGCCCGATCTTGCGATCCGTCATTCAGGAAGAACATCCCCGACGCAGGGAATTGTGGGCATCCATGGCGCAGAGCTTGCCGCACATGGTGCAGGTCTTGCCTTCGCTGGCGCGATTTTCCTCCCAGCGGCGCCTGGGCAGATCCTGGTCCAGGGCCGCCGCGAACATGCCATCCCAGTCCAGTTCCTTGCGGCAAACGGACAAAGCGCGGTCCCGGTCCATGGCGCCTGGGACACCCTTGGCGATATCACCGGAATGCGCCGCGATGAGCGTACTGATCACGCCCTGATGCACATCGTCCATGTCAGGCAGGCAAAGATGCTCGGCGGGAGTCACATAGCACAGAAAATCCGCACCGGCCGCCGCCGCTACAGCGCCTCCGATGGCGGCGGTGATGTGGTCGTATCCGGGCGCGATGTCCGTGGTCAAAGGTCCCAGCACATAAAAGGGCGCGCCGTCGCAGATGCGCTTTTGCAACATGACGTTGCCCGCGATCTGATTCAGGGGCATGTGTCCCGGCCCCTCGATCATGACCTGAACACCTCTGGCCCTGGCCCGTCTGCCCAGCTCCCCGATGACCAGCAGCTCCTGGATCTGCGCGGAGTCCGTGGCGTCGCTGACCGCCCCGGGGCGCAGCCCATCACCCAGGCTCAGAGTGACATCGAAGCGAAACGCGATGTCGAGGAGCCTGTCGAATTCCTCCAGCAACGGATTTTCACGGTTGTTGCGTTCCATCCAGGCCGCCAGGAGCGCCCCGCCACGGCTGACGATCCCGGCCACCCGGTCCTGCGCATGCGTCCTTGCCACGGCCTCGCGGGTCACTCCGCAGTGCACGGTGATGTAATCAAGCCCTTCCGCGCACTGCGCCTCGATGGATTCGAGCAGCAAGGACGCGGTCATGGCTTCTATTGATTGTCCGGCATCGACCAGATCGGCGGCCACCGCATACAGGGGAACGGCCCCGACCATGACCGGCGAATGATGAAGGATCGCGCGCCGGGTGGTCATCAGATCGCGGCCCGTGGACAGGTCCATGACGCTGTGCGCTCCGGCCCTGACCGCCACATCGAGTTTGCTCAATTCAATGTCCAGCGCACCCTGCACTCCGGATGTCCCGATGTTGGCGTTGACCTTGGTTTTCAGGCCCGCGCCGATTCCCTCGACGGAAAAATTCCGCCCCACGTTCTTTGGGATGACGATCCGCCCCTGTGCCACGCCATCACGAATGATTTCAGGATCCAGATTCTCCTTCTCCGCCACTACCCGCATTTCAGGGGTAATCGTTCCCTCTCGGGCAAAAATCGACTGTGTCATGTTGACCTCGGTTGAAAATGAAAAAAGCCGCTTTCCAGCAAAGGAAAACGGCCGCACGAGCGTCACCATGTTTTTTCGTTTTCCTACGCTGGAATTATCCAGATCAGGTTCAAAGGGTATAATCTCAGGCTCATGCGAGCCACCCCCAACTTCTGTCGTGATGCTTAGTCGGTTCCAAACCCAAGGTCAACGGCGGGATCTTTCAAGGTGCGGCCCCTGCTATCTGGTCGCGCAGGGCGATTATTTCTTCGCGTAGCGGGTTCTCGCCCGGCAAATCCCGCAGGGCCTCGTCCAAAAGTCTCAATGCCTCGGCTTTCTCGCCAGTTCGAGACAGGACCAGCGCCCGGGTGCTCTTGAAAAGCACGTTACCGGGCTCGATCTTTAGAGCCTGGGCGGACCATTTCAGAGCGTCCCGCTCCTGCCCCAGATTTGTCTGGGCAAAGGCCAGATTGTTCATGGCCTCGGGATTTTCAGGATTTCGTTTCAGGGCCTGTCGGTAACTGGCCGCGGCCTGCGCCCAGTCACCCAGGGCCGCATGCACGTTGCCCAGATTGATGAGCGGCTGATCCCAGGAGCGGTCCTTGGCGGCGGCGGTTTCGTAGGCCATGAGGGCCAGATCAAGTTCCCCGGAAGTCTCGTAGGAGGCTCCGAGATCATTGTGTTCCCTGGCATCCAGCGGATCGGAGAGCACGACTATCCGTGGCGTGGCGCAGCCGGCCAGGGCAAAGGCAATGCAAAAGACAAGACAGCAGGCAAGGCGCACGGTTCACTCCAGAAACAGATATAGTCGGTTCATGCGTTCCCAGCGGTCGAGCAGGTCGCGATTGGGCAGAAACATGTCCCCGCTGGTTCCCACGTGCATGAGCAGCCCGCCGGGATCGTGATCGTATCCATAGACGACCACGTAATGCCCCTGGCTGAACATCTTCGTGCCCATGTCGAGCATGAGGATGACCGGCCCTCCAGAGTCGATCATGGCGCGGACCATGTCCAGGTCGCCGCGCCCGGATCGGGTCGTGAAACCCAGCGAACGGGCATGGTTCTCCATGTCGGGAAGCAGCGAGCGCTCAAGGCCCGGGGTGAAGACGCGGCGCGTCACTTCATCCAGGGCAACGTGCCTGCCGTGAAAAGCCAGCACCGAGGCCAGGGCCGCCGGTCC includes:
- a CDS encoding DEAD/DEAH box helicase, which produces MDFSSFSFDQRLNVGIRDCGYVTPTPIQIQAIPSVLAGKDVLGLAQTGTGKTAAFALPLLQRMITDGISVRGPIRVLVLAPTRELALQIHETFISLGKQTGIRSAAVFGGVGETPQVKAARSASVLVACPGRLLDLVNRGLVDLSHVNALVLDEADRMFDMGFLPDLRRIMAKLPAKRQNLLFSATMPPEIRKIADQVLVQPAVVQVSNTAPSEKIQHALYPVSAGQKMALLEAFLGRTPHDCVLIFTRTKHRAKSLARKLEQKGMLATSLQGNLSQNRRQEALDGFRSGKYRIMVATDIAARGIDCVRISHVVNFDLPDTAESYTHRIGRTGRADKSGQAITLVTPEDSAQINAIERILGGRLERVRLDGFAYSNGGDEASFEEPRPARAPGRTPGRNAPVGRSGRPAPRNASDSRSPAGRSGSSRRSCAPGRSVFGVAAAAS
- a CDS encoding TIGR04211 family SH3 domain-containing protein — translated: MKRYMMLAMMAVLLVAGVAHAQTAYVTDVFEITLRSGPTNSNKILKMLPSSTSVEVLRNDKDWSLVRAEGTEGWVLARYLTRTVPAALQVERFAKENETLRAKMTEMTEKTSATAGENQALLDRLNRAETELATLKQRYAELERGSKAYVDLKKAHDELTAQQVQTAQRAEALEMKNRDLSGDTQFRWFLTGAGVVGASLLLGLILGRLQRKKTGRMFG
- a CDS encoding redox-sensing transcriptional repressor Rex, with protein sequence MANTKKRPRIDKKNLIIRRMSTYLRTLDHLQNKGVKVISSADLEKIDGVTQSLVRRDFAEFGSFGVRGVGYHVPELREQIARVLGFDRHWKVALIGAGGLGSVLMHSASFKKRNLEVVQIFDHAGVSVGTSIEGIPVHDIANIEQELDASRIDLAIIAVPPPEVQSVIDRLSQLGVRGALYFASRPVRVPENMVVLNMDITVELGVLTYQLQDF
- a CDS encoding radical SAM protein — translated: MNMTDNHGNPEDPASRRQAFEPAYLALHRSGELRRRAGALWAMMGECRLCPRECGADRLQGERGFCRAPGTRLVISSYGTHFGEERPLVGLNGSGTIFFSHCSLRCSFCQNWEISISGEGMEQSIGELAGLMLCLQDSGCHNINLVTPTHYSAHILGALDIAAARGLRLPLVYNTCGWERLEILGMLDGVVDIYMPDFKYWEADMASKYSAGAASYPELTAKAILEMQRQTGTAQYAGGGIMQRGLIIRHLVLPNNVGGSEMIMEWIAQNLLADTYVNIMAQYHPEYKAQEHPELSRTITSGEYAAVVEKAKKLGLVNLDIQGRRLL
- a CDS encoding cation-translocating P-type ATPase, producing MTEFSGNEHRTWHVLPVSEVLAALGSRAGGLAAAQARHRLGACGPNEISASEGVSLWRLLLAQFRSLIVWILVVAAIVSGILGEAVDAFAILAIVVLNAAMGFYQEYNAEKSIAALRRMAAPQAKVLRDGRVTAVAASEVVPGDVLALEAGDLVAADARLLASTAFSCVESALTGESEAVDKDAGAACACETPLADRLNMVFMGTSVATGTARAVVTATGMGTELGRIAQLIETGEEDTPLQKKLDAFGRVLIWATLGIVALLFLLGYLRGSAPFELFLGAVSLAVAAVPEGLPAVVTVALALGVSRMARRRALVRSPPAVETLGSTTVICTDKTGTLTAGEMTVRALYVAGQAFEVTGEGYAPDGEVLAGGGAPDVRQREVLLELASVLLGCNNARLAEKDGMWSAVGDPTEAAMLAAGAKAGGDPDGFDAAMPRVHEIPFDSDRKLSTVVRRMPDGTARALVNGAPDVLLERCTRILAPEGVRPMTDGDRRNIAAQNAAMASQALRVLGSARRDLDDAVLSAALARECSGPASHPSDPSPHAPNAIEQGLTFIGLCGMYDPPRPEAGEAVARCRAAGIRVVMITGDHPHTAAAIARELGISAEGQAVSGAELNAMSDEELARRVAGIDVYARVTAEHKLRVIRAWKEGGAVVAMTGDGVNDAPAVKGADIGIAMGRSGTEVTRQASDMVITDDNFATIVDAVEEGRGIFDNIRKTLQYLLAGNTGELLLMAVCVIIGLPVPLLPIHLLWINLVTDGLPALCLATDPIDPEVMQRRPRSRTEGITDGSFLGGMFLTGVLTASVAFAAYLLALDGGSVETARSWAFTVLVVAELLRSFGARSATRPVWRASVTSNMNLLLVVALTLGAQVLSQHNELLGRFLKTVHIPAADAVLLFALGAIPLLVLEGVKVMGRVFSERGMKS
- the thiC gene encoding phosphomethylpyrimidine synthase ThiC produces the protein MTQSIFAREGTITPEMRVVAEKENLDPEIIRDGVAQGRIVIPKNVGRNFSVEGIGAGLKTKVNANIGTSGVQGALDIELSKLDVAVRAGAHSVMDLSTGRDLMTTRRAILHHSPVMVGAVPLYAVAADLVDAGQSIEAMTASLLLESIEAQCAEGLDYITVHCGVTREAVARTHAQDRVAGIVSRGGALLAAWMERNNRENPLLEEFDRLLDIAFRFDVTLSLGDGLRPGAVSDATDSAQIQELLVIGELGRRARARGVQVMIEGPGHMPLNQIAGNVMLQKRICDGAPFYVLGPLTTDIAPGYDHITAAIGGAVAAAAGADFLCYVTPAEHLCLPDMDDVHQGVISTLIAAHSGDIAKGVPGAMDRDRALSVCRKELDWDGMFAAALDQDLPRRRWEENRASEGKTCTMCGKLCAMDAHNSLRRGCSS
- a CDS encoding tetratricopeptide repeat protein, translating into MRLACCLVFCIAFALAGCATPRIVVLSDPLDAREHNDLGASYETSGELDLALMAYETAAAKDRSWDQPLINLGNVHAALGDWAQAAASYRQALKRNPENPEAMNNLAFAQTNLGQERDALKWSAQALKIEPGNVLFKSTRALVLSRTGEKAEALRLLDEALRDLPGENPLREEIIALRDQIAGAAP
- a CDS encoding cysteine peptidase family C39 domain-containing protein, translating into MSSARALCPLVLILVFSCAGCLQRPAFQPVQESFPRAVRLQVPFVPQTQVNDCGPAALASVLAFHGRHVALDEVTRRVFTPGLERSLLPDMENHARSLGFTTRSGRGDLDMVRAMIDSGGPVILMLDMGTKMFSQGHYVVVYGYDHDPGGLLMHVGTSGDMFLPNRDLLDRWERMNRLYLFLE